In the Dolichospermum flos-aquae CCAP 1403/13F genome, TGAGTAACCGACGGCGCAAAGTATCCGTAGCTTTGAGTAATTTTTCTTCCCGTGCCGTGCGTTTTTCCGCGACACATTGCTGAGTTTCTCGATAAGCTTCTGGTTCTAAATATTTAAATGCTAAATCTTCTAATTCCCATTTAATTTGCCAAATCCCTAAGCGATTCGCCAAAGGTGCGAAAATATCTCGTGTTTCCTGGGCGCTGCGTTGACGACTAGCTTCGGACATATATTGAAGGGTTCGCATATTATGCAAACGGTCTGCCAGTTTTACCACAATTACGCGAATATCTTGCGCCATAGCCAAAAACATTCGCCGGAAATTTTCCGCTTGACTTTCGGTTTTGCTAGTAAAATTTATTTTCGACAGTTTGGTAACACCTTCTACCAATAGCCGCACTTCTGCTCCAAACCGGGCTTCTATATCTTCACTTGTAACTTCTGTATCTTCGACTACATCATGAAGTAAGCCGGCTGCTATCATAGCCGGACTACCACCTAATTCACGGAGTATTTCCGCTACAGCAACAGGATGGGCAATATACGGTTCTCCTGATTTCCGAATTTGACCCCCATGCAGTTCATATGCAAACTGAAAAGCCCGACAAATTAAGGCATTACCGTTATACGTTCGGTCTTCTTCCTCCGTAAGTATCGGTGCTGGTGGTGCAATTAAACATTTGTTAAGCCAATCTGGGAGAATGACATCAACAGGGGGTTTGACAGCTACACTACTCATAAAATAAAAAGGTAATTGGTGGATAGGTTAAGAGAAAAGCAAAATTGACAGCACGCCTATAAAATAGATGCTGTTGCCTGGAGGCTTAGAGATGATGCGCTAATTGTTTGTAATCATCATCCATTGCAGGTTTTGTTCAAACATAATAAAAAACCTATTGACGGCAAATCAAGCCTCAAAGTAAGATTTGAGACTTGTGGTTTTGAACAGGAAGAAGGGAAAGTTTGGGGATATAAGAAAATTTTCTTGACATTAATACTATCTTAACTAGCAACAGATGTCTTTTAATTGTGATAAATATCAGGAATTGGCAACATTTCTAGATGAGTTTCGAGCTAATGTAACGGCAGGTAAACTTAATTTACAGAAATTAAAGCAGAATGTAGCCCAGTTGCAGGAATTTTTTGTGCAGCAAATTGTCCCGTTGGTTGATGCTAATTCGCGGGAGCAATCCTATAAAACGGAAATAAATAAGCAGTTACGACTCTTGGAAGTAGATATGATGTTTCTCCAAGGGGCAAAGCAATTAACAACATTACAAGCTAGGTTGAAAACTATTGAGGAGCGTATTGATACTCTGATTGGGTATTGTCAAGCTATTACCCAGCCTACGGAAGCGCAGGAATCAAAGTAGGAATTTGTTTCGCGCCATTAGTTACCTTATTTGTTTGGCTTCCACACCCGCCCAGAAATGAATTTCCGGGCTAATAGCTAAAGTTTACTAAAGTAAACTGAGGATTTAGACAATTCTTAGTCATCTTCAGATGACTTTTGCTATTAGACTGGGAATTAATTCCCAGGCGGGCTATGGGTTTTACGTTAAGTTGACACCAATGGTCTCACGCAGAGACGCTCCAGGCGCAAAGGAAGAGTTTTAGAGATGGAATTTTTGCCTCTTGATGGGGAATAATGAAATTATATACCTTGTCACAGTAGAGCAAATTTAAACCAATATGGACTGGACAACACCACTCAAGGCACAACAGACTGATTTTATTCAAAGACTTAAATCTGCTAAATTACTCCGTTGTGACGAAAAAGGCCAGCATAGTGAATTAACTGTCATTTCTGGTCAAAGATTAGACCAATTACGGGATTTTTGCTGGGACATGGTAAAAAAGTATAAACCAACCGACCCAAAAAATTACTTTATTAACAATATGAAGGGGAAGTTAGGTGAGGAAGTTGTTAAATCCCGTTTAGCTGATTTTGTCACGGAAGTTGACTATGAAAAGCGCGTTGGTGGTGATGGAAAAGTTGATTTTACCTTAACTTCTGACTCATCAATTGGTATTCAGGTTAAAGCCCGTAATGGCAATTTTGATAAAATTCAATGGTCAATTAGTCGAGAAGAAATTGAAAAAAATGCTGTTCTAGTTTGTATTTTAATTCAAGAGGAAGTTAGCGAAGCTCAGGCTGAATACAATCTGATTTTGGCGGGATTTTTACCAACAAATATGATTAAATTCGCTACTAGTAAAGCCTTGGTGGGAATAGATGAATTGCTTTATTCTGGAGGTTTACGCAGCTATTTAGAAAGTTTGACATCTTCTGAAGCTGACGAATATATGCGCTTGGGTTATGAGTGTCTTAAAAAAGAAGATTATCAAGATGCTTTTGGTTATTATACTCAAGTATTGCAACTGAAACCAAATAATGAAGATGCTTACTTCAACCGAGGAATTGTCCGTTCTGCTTTAGGAGATAAGCAGGGTGCAATTGATGATTACACTCAGGCTATCAATATTGATCCTAACTATGTAAATGCTTACTTAAACCGAGGTCTCGCCCATTATTATTTAGGAGATAATCAGGGTGCAATTGATGATTACACTCAGGCTATCAATATTGATCCTAACTATTTCAAAGCTTACTTAAACCGAGGAGTTATCCGTGATGATTTAGGAGATAAGCAGGGTGCAATTGAGGATTACACTCAGGCTATCAATATTGATCCCAATTATGTAAATGCTTACTTCAACCGAGGAATTGCCCGTTATCATTTAGGGGATAAGCAGGGTGCAATTGATGATTACACTGAGGCTATCAATATTGATCCCAATTATGTAAATGCTTACTTCAACCGAGGAGTTGCCCGTTTTGATTTAGGAGATAAGCAGGGTGAAATTGAGGATTACACTCAGGCTATCAAGATTGATCCTAACTTTGCCTTAGCTTACTTCAACCGAGGAAATGCCCATTCTGAATTAGGAGATAAGCAGGCTGCAATTAAAGATTTTCAAACAGCCGCAAATATATATAAAAAAGAAGGTAAAGAAACAGACTATCAAGATACTATAGAAAAAATCAGAAACATGACCAAATAATGAATATAAGTTAAGCAGGTAAAAAAGATCCCCGACTTCTTAATTAAATTTTTTGTAAATAATAAAGATCATTCAAAAAAGTCGGGGATCTAAATCCGTCGGTTTCATTTTCTTCTCTCTTCCTTCGCGCCTCTGCGCCTCTGCGTGAGCCAAAAATATTTAACTGACTCACCAAAGATAGAACTAACTACTTAATAAGTATATAAAACTTAACAAAAAAACTACCAAAGTAACCAGAAAATGGTAAATTAATTTCAGTTGTAACTATTCTGAATCCTGTTTATATGTTTACTCGAATCCGTCGGCTTTCAAATCGGTTTTTTAATAACTCTCGAACCGTCAACAACGAACCACTAAATAAAGTGAGTTTGATTGTCATTATTTTAGTTGATATTTTTATTTTAATTAATGTTTTTACGGGTTTAAATAATATTAGTGAATGGCATCTTAGTCCAACTCAAGCTTATCCATGTTATTCAGAATGGAATAGTTATAAAACACAAACTACGAAAAATAAAGATTATGAATTTCTGCGAAGTTCATTACCTTATGGTAACAATCAGCAAAGAATCCGGCAAACATATCAAGACGCGGAAATTGGACATTTAGGCAAAGTTTCGCCAATATGTTTGAACTACGGTGAATCTAAAGATAAACTGAATAATCCGCAAAATCAGAAAATTCTCACCACGATAAATCAGACGCAAGATAAAATTAGTCGTCTTGAACAAGCAAATGCTACTATTCGTCAGCAATATGATTCAACCTTATTAGAAAAAATTGCTGGTCAGTCTTCAGGTAATTCCATTAATCAGGTTCGGGCAGAAAAAGCCAAACAGGAATTAACACAAAATAGCCAGAAGATTTCTACCTTAAAACAGGAAATTGCTAATCTGCAAAATCAACTGCTGACAAAACCTGAAAGTATTAATTTTCTGTCTTTTATCAAAGATGAAACTAAATTTAATGAAGTTACCAAAGGTTATAAAGACGCATCATTTTGGTATCCCAGCATTCAATTAGTATTTCAGGCTATCTTTTTACTCCCGTTAATTCTTATTGCCTTATTAGTTAATAACTTCAGCCAACGCAGAGGCTATGGATTAATAGCATTAATTAGCTGGCATTTGCTAGTTATATTTATCATTCCCCTAATTCTAAAAGTATTTGAATTTCTGCAAGTTGGTGCAATATTCCAATTCTTCTTTAATATCATTAGTTTCTTCTTTGGTGGTTTAGTTTTCCTCATTAGTTACGCTTATATTTTGCTAATTCCCTTAGTTGGTTTTGGCATGATTAAATTCTTCCAAACCGTTGTCTTTAATCCCAAACTTCAAGCAGTTAACAGAATCCAAAAATCACGCTGTATTCGGTGTGCTAAAAAAATTCGTCCTCAAGATAGCCACTGTCCCCACTGTGGTTATTATCAATATGTTGAATGCCATAACTGTCATAACTTGACTTATAAAGAATTACCTTATTGTCATCATTGTGGTGCTGATCAAAATTCTGATACCGCAGGACAAAATTAACAATTCAAGAAACTTAGCAAAATTAAACTTATCAACATATTTTTACGCCTATTGATTAGATATTATTGAATTATTGACTTTAAATCTAGGCAGACAATTTATGTCATCAATTACCAATGTCACCGAAGCCACATTTAAGCAAGAAGTATTAGAAAGTACAACTCCTGTTTTAGTTGATTTTTGGGCCCCTTGGTGTGGTCCTTGTAAAATGCTGACTCCTGTAGTGGAAGAAGTAGCTGCGGAATACGAAGGACAGATAAAAGTAGTAAAACTAAATACTGATCAAAATCCCACCGTTGCTAGTCATTACGGAATTCGCAGTATTCCTACATTGATGGTGTTTAAAGGGGGACGACAAGTCAAAACAGTTGTTGGTGCTGTTCCTAAAATTACATTATCTGCTACCTTAGACAAGTATATTGCTGCAAAATCATAGTTAAAAACACTGGGAATTTCTGTAATAAATCTGCCTACGAAGGATTAAAACTCCGTATTTACCTCCTCCGTGCCTCCGCGCCTCTGCGTGAGAAAAAAAATTAATCAATAACCAACGAACTGCGTACAAAAAAGCGTTACCCTAAGCGGATAGGATAAAACAGAGGAGAATAGCGTGACTGCAAACACCCAAATCCCAGCATTAGACGTACCCAGCGCCATAGTACAACGTCGTTCCATCAAAACCTTCAAACCAGACCCCATCTCCCCAGAATTGCTCAAGCAACTGGTAGAATTAACCGTAGCTGCACCCAGTAGTTTTAACGTCCAATCGTGGAGAATCGTTTTAGTTGAAGACGAAGCTCAAAAAGCAGCGTTATGTGCTGCTTCTTGGAATCAAAAGCAAATTATCCAAGCGCCTGTTACCTTTGTTTTTGCTGCTGACGCTGCTGCGGGAGAAAAAGATATCACACCCATTTTAGAGCAAGGTGCAGCCACTGGGGCTTGGAATGAGGGGACAGTTAATTACTTTAGAGGTGCAATTCCCCAATTTCAAGAAAAGTTAGGAGACAAGCGCCGGGAATACGCCATTAAAGATGCCATGATAGCTGCTACAAATTTAGTGTTAGCAGCGGAAAGTTTGGGTTTATCCACCTGCTTTATGAATGGTTGGATTGAGGAACAGGTAAAAGCTATTATTGGGGCTGAGAATGATCCTGATATCGCTATTGCTGTTTTAGTACCTGTAGGTTATGCGGCTGAACCCCGGTTAAATCCCGGTCGTTTACCATTGTCGGTTAATGTTTCTGTGGATAGACTCGATAACCCCTATCAAGGTTAATTAGGGATTTGGGGATTTGGTGGGTATGAATGCAGATATCAGGTAAGTGAAATATATTTTTGTTTCGCGCAGAGGCGCTAAGGAGCAAAGACGCAAAGAAAAAATGTTGCACAGAATCATGAAATTCATTAATTCATCCGTCTTTATCTGCGTTTATCTGCGTTTATCTGCGTTCAATTATTCTTAAAATATTATTCTATCCAGCTTCATTTTCATCCTACCTACTATAAAAGTTATATATTTCGGTTTTTTAAATCACAAAGTGATAATTTTTTATTGTACATCAATAAACATAAAAATATTTGGTTTTGATTTAAAAATATTGTAATAGAGCCAAGATTAAAATCTGCTTTTGGCTCTGTAGATTAATTCTAGAAGTTCTGCTTTTAGTTTTTTTGACAATTCATAAAAATTTACGTCTAGTAAATTCAACTTCTCACAGTGATTTAGTTTAGCTACATCCATAATTACTGTTGTGACTATGAAGAAATCACTTGACGGTTATACATTGCAGCAAACTCACACCAGATTTATCAAATAATTTTTTGGTATCAGTGAGTGAGTATCTAGCAATTATTTAAGTTTGGCTAAGGAGTAGTAAATCAGTCTAGGAGAATTTAATGCTGGATTTTTTCACTTCATTGAATGAGCATAATTTACCATATCCAGATCCTTTACATCCTATCGTGGTTCACTTTGTAATTGCGATGGTGCTATTTTCTGTTTTTTGTGATTTCGCTGGTTATGTAACTGGTAAAACTACTTTGTTTGAGGTGAGTTGGTGGAATATGTGTATTGCCACTGTAGCTATTTTTGTGGCAATTATTTTTGGTCAATTTGAGGCTGGTTTAGCAAAACCCTACGAACTCGCTAAATCAGTTTTAAATATTCATACTCTCATCGGTTGGTCACTTTCAGGTATTATTGCCGCTATTACTGCTTGGCGTTATGTTTTGCGGAGTCGTGATCCGAAAAAACTCCCTTTTCATTATATAGCTGTGGCAGTTTTATTAACAGCCTTGGTTGGTTTTCAAGTATATCTTGGTGATGAACTGGTATGGGTGTATGGCTTACATACCGTACCTGTTGTGGAAGCGGTAAAGGATGGAATCTTGCCATGAACTCAGAATTATTAGACCAAATTAGTCACCAAATGGGTGCAAATGGTTTACCTTATGCCATTCCGATTCATCCTAATTTGGTACACCTCACATTAGGTTTATTCATCATTGCCATTATCTTTGATATTTTAGGTGTGTTCTTCCCTTTGGAAAAATGGCTATTCAATTTTTTGGGAATTAAGGTTGAACGTTCTCAATTATTTGATGTCGGTTGGTACAACATTTTTGCTGCATCTGTGATTACATTTTTCACAGTTGGTGCAGGTTTTTATGAAATGTTATTAGCAGCCCCACCAGCAGATATCAAAAGTCCCTGGGGAATGCTGGCAATGCCCACAATGATGTGGCACGGTGTGGGTGGTGTATTACTACTGGCTCTCATGGTGGGTATGACCTTTTGGAGAGGTTGGCAACGTTACGTTATCGGCAAATATGAAGAGAGAGAAGTGCAAATTTCTTATCTGGTTGTCGGTGTAATTATTATGTTGCTGATGTATTTTCATGGAACATTAGGAGCGCACTTAGCCGCAGATTTTGGTGTTCACAATACAGCCGATAAATTACTACGAGCAGGACAAGACATCAATCAGATATTTGGTAATAGGTAATGGGTAATTGGTGATTGGTAATTGGTAATTGGTAATTGGTGATTGGTGATTGGTGTAAAAATTCTTGTCTAACAATTCACAACTGACCATTAACAAATGACCACTGACCACTGACCACTGACAACTAACAACTGACCATTATGAAAATTCGGCACTTTCTCAACTTTTTGACCATTGTTACTGGGGCAGTTGCGGTAACTCTTACTAGTCTCTGGATTGGTAAACAGGCTTATTCTTGGCTTCCTCCCCAAGGGGCTGCTGAATCTCATCTGATTGATGATTTATTTAGCTTTTTGGTAACATTAGGATCTTTAATTTTCCTGGGAGTAACTGCTACTCTTTTCTATTCTATTTGTTTCCATCGGGCAAAAGCTACAGATTTAGGTGATGGGCCTCACATTGAAGGTAATGTAACTTTAGAAGTAATTTGGACAGCAATCCCAATTATGTTGGTGTTGTGGATTGCGGGTTATAGTTACCAAGTTTACGAAGAAATGGGTATCCAGGGACCATCTCACCAGATCCACTTACATAATCCGATGAAGATGGAAACTGCTGAAGCTGCGCCAGATGAGGCTTCAGAAGCCGCAGTAGCTGAGGATATAGAACATATTGATGTATCCGCTAAACAGTGGGCTTGGGTGTTTCATTACCCCCAAAGCAATGTTACCAGTACAGAATTGCATTTACCGAGCGATCGCCGTGTTCGTCTAAATCTGCATTCGGAAGATGTACTTCACGGCTTTTTTATCCCCGCTTTCCGTCTCAAACAAGACATTATTCCTGGTAACGACCTGGACTTTGAATTTACTCCCATTCGCCCCGGTGCGTATGATTTAACCGACTCTCAGTATAGCGGTACATACTTTGCCACCATGCGAGCCAAGGTCATTGTGGAATCACCTAGCAACTATCAGCAGTGGTTAAGCAAAGCTGCCAGTCAAACACCCAGCCCAGCCCCTAACCAAGCGGCTTCTGAATATGCCCTCAAAGTAGAAAACGGCATTGATAGCGGTTGGAAAACCGTTGAACCTGCTGCACCACCATTAGTCAATTTTCCCGGTTAATCAACTTTTTGCTTTTAGATTTAGCCATCAAAAATCTAAAATTGGCAATCCAAAATCCAAAATCTAAAATCTAAAATCGAATGACTAACATCCCCATTCATGTTGCTGGTGAATCACATCACCACGAACCGCCCCAAACTTGGAGAACATACTTCAGCTTTAGTACCGACCATAAAGTTATCGGTATCCAATACCTCGTTACTTCCTTTATCTTCTTTCTCGTTGGCGGTATCTTCGCCATGATTCTGCGGGGAGAACTCATCACCCCTGAAGCTGATTTAATAGACCGCACAGTCTACAACGGAATGTTCACCATGCACGGAACAGTCATGCTGTTTCTGTGGACATTTCCCTCTCTCGTTGGTATGGCTAATTACCTCGTTCCCTTGATGATTGGGGCGCGAGATATGGCATTCCCCCGCTTGAACGCTGTCGCTTTTTGGATGGTTCCCGTGGTGGGAATTCTCCTCATGGCCAGCTTCTTCGTTCCTGGTGGACCTGCTCAATCTGGTTGGTGGGCATATCCCCCCGTCAGTACCCAAAACCCCACGGGAAACTTGATTAACGGTCAAGTTCTGTGGTTATTAGCGGTGGCTATTTCCGGTGTCTCTTCCATTATGGGTGCGGTGAATTTTGTCACCACCATTGTGAAAATGCGAGCGCCGGGAATGGGTTTCTTTAGAATGCCTCTCTTTGTTTGGGCAGTATTCAGCGCCCAAATTATCCAATTATTTGGACTGCCAGCTTTAACCGCCGGGGCGGTCATGCTACTTCTTGATATTACAGTGGGAACTGCCTTTTTTGATCCTACTAAAGGCGGAAATCCGGTGATGTTCCAGCATTATTTCTGGTTCTATTCTCACCCTGCGGTATATGTCATCATTTTGCCTATCTTCGGGATTTTCTCGGAAATCTTTCCCGTTTATTCCCGCAAACCTTTATTTGGTTATAAAGTCGTTGCCATTTCTTCGATGTTAATCGCTGTAGTTAGCGGCATTGTTTGGGTACACCATATGTATGTGAGTGGTACTCCTGGTTGGCTACGGTTATTTTTCATGGTGACAACCATGTTTGTATCTATTCCCACAGGGATTAAGGTATTTGCTTGGGTGGCAACTATTTGGGGTGGGAAAATTCGCTTAACTACACCCATGTTATTTGCTTTGGGTGGTTTGGTAATGTTTGTATTTGCTGGGATTACAGGAATTATGCTTTCTTCTGTTCCAGTGGATGTTCATGTTAACAATACCTATTTTGTTGTTGGTCATTTCCATTATGTTCTCTATGGAACTGTAACTATGGGAATGTATGCAGCTATCTATCATTGGTTTCCCAAAATGACGGGCAGAATGTTCCACGAAGGTTGGGGCAAAATCCATTTTTGGTTAGCATTTATCGGCACAAATTTAAATTTCTTACCCATGCACCCCTTAGGTTTGCAAGGAATGTTACGCCGCGCTGCTTCTTATGCACCTGAATTAGTTGGTTGGAATATTGTTGCTAGTTTGGGTTCTTTTCTGTTAGGAATGTCTACTCTTCCTTTCATCTTCAATATGTTGATTTCTTGGATGGATGGAGAAAAAGCTTCTGCTAATCCTTGGAGAGCAATTGGTTTGGAATGGACTGTTTCTTCTCCTCCTCCTGTTGAGAATTTTGAGGAAATTCCGATTGTCACTTGCGAACCTTATGGTTATGGTAAGTCTGAATTAATTGCATCTTCTGAACATGAGTAATTTGAGAATTTAGGGATTACAGAGATTTTTATCTATCTTTGCGCCTTTGCTCCTTTGTAACTTTGCGCGAAATAAATTTTTCTGTAAACCATTCCCTATTTTCTTATTTTTCTAATCTCCTATTTCTTCATTAAAATCATGGATAGTTCTATTTCTTCAGAAGAGTTACAGTCTCACCACAGTCATGAACACGAACATGATGAAGAAGGCAATAAAATGTTTGGTTTTATTGTTTTTCTGTTATCGGAAAGTGTCATTTTCTTGAGTTTCTTTGCTGGCTATATTATCTACAAAACTTCTGCTGTAAATTGGTTGCCGGCTGGTGTTTCTGGTTTGGAAATAAAAGAACCTAGCATTAATACTGTGGTTTTAGTTGCTAGTAGTTTTGTGATTTATTTTGCAGAAAAAGCTCTGGAAAGACATGATTTAAGGACTTATCGGCTGTTGTTATTTTTAACAATGGCTATGGGTGGTTATTTCCTCTATGGCCAAGCGGTGGAATGGAGTCAACTTGAATTTGGCTTTACTTCTGGTACTTTCGGAGGAATGTTTTATCTATTAACTGGTTTTCACGGTTTGCACGTTTTTACGGGTATTCTGTTACAGTTAATTGTCTTGTTGCGTTCTTTCATTCCTGGTAACTTTGATAATGGCCATTTTGGGATAAATGCCACTTCTTTGTTTTGGCACTTTGTTGATGTTATCTGGATTGTTTTGTTTCTACTTATCTACCTTTGGCAGTAAGGATATTTTAGTAGCAAAAAAATCAATAAATTATGTAGGGGTAAAGCAAGAGCTTCATTGGTGTCAAATTAACGGTACAGCCCCCCAAATTTGTTCTCTGATTTGTTGTGTTTCTCGATGTCGTTTCCTGATAGCTTTGACTAAACCAAATAATTTTGCTCGTTGGACTAAATAGGTGACGATATCGGGATTCTCACCCCTTTCTACGGATTTAGCTACATAATATAAGTAGGTGAACACAATAAAACCAATCTGTGTAAAGAAAAGTAAAATCGCTCAAACCCTATTCACTCTTGCCTCTGGTACTGAGCGAAGTCGAAGTATTGCCTCTTGCCTAGTGCCATAACGACGATTTACAATGCTAACCTACTTAGACTTCTAAAAACCATTTCTACTGATATTTTTTCTTTTGGCTGACCTAAAGCAACCCCTACACACCTGCTAAACCCCTACACATCTGGATATTTAACTAAATATCTGGGCGCTTTGACACTCTCAGGGAAGACAGCCACTGAGATTCTACTGACAGAATTAAATTAAGAGTTTAGCTCAATCTAATCTCGCTGCGACCGTCAAACGCCGCCTAAACGCTCAAAACAACTGCCAATCAAGGTGTCGAAATTGCGCTTACTTTTATGGTTTTCAGTGTTTTTAGAATCCATCACTAAGCCAAGACGCGGTACGCTCCACAACCTGCCATTACTCGCTCTTTCAAGTCAATACTGCCGTTAGGACTTAAACCTAACCGTTGCTTCATAGGAGCCGGAATTTCTCCGTACTAGGATGCTTCAACACGTAGATGTTTTTTGTTCTTACTCACAATTTAATTCTAACATACCACAGGGATTAAAATCCCTCGTGCCGTTTCCCTCTCAGGTCTAAAGACGCGCTCGTTTCCCACTTACCGCGAGGTCTTATGAATTATGAAGGTTAATCTTGCCAATGACTAATCTCCAAAACCAGTTAGGATCAAGGAAATCGGAATTTGGAGAGAAGTGTTTATGAATCTGGTTGTACTCCAGAACTGGCTAGATAATGCCTCTTTTGCTGTCTTATTCTGTACGATGTTGGTTTATTGGGTGGGGGCGGCTTTTCCGAGTTTATCGGTGACAGCGGCTTTGGGAACAGCCGGTATGGCGATCGCTAATTTGTGTATGGCGACTTTATTAGGGGCAAGATGGATCGAAGCGGGTTATTTTCCCCTGAGTAATCTCTACGAGTCTTTATTTTTCCTGACTTGGGGAATTACCGCTGTCCATTTAATTGCCGAAAATAGTAGTCGTAGCCGGTTGGTGGGTGTTGTGACTGCACCTGTGGCGATGTGCATTGCTGCTTTTGCTACTCTAACTTTACCATCAAATATGCAGGTATCAGAGCCTTTAGTTCCGGCTTTGAAATCTAATTGGCTGATGATGCACGTCAGTGTCATGATGTTGAGTTATTCCGCTTTGATGGTGGGTGCATTGTTAGCGATCGCATTTTTAATTGTTACTCGCGGCCAAAATATCCAATTACAAGGTAGTTCCTTTGGTAATGGCGGTTATCGGAGTAATGGCTATAAACTACTTAAAGCTGGTGAGTTAGTTACATCTACACCCTCTGCGGAAACTAATGGCTTTTCTCGCGTTGAAAGTAATAACAACGGAACTGGAACTGCGGTTTTGGATTTAGTCACAACCACTCCTATTCAAACCACTGAAATTCTTTCACCTCAACGCCTCAACTTAGCTGAAACCCTCGATAATATCAGCTATCGCATCATTGGTTTG is a window encoding:
- the ccsB gene encoding c-type cytochrome biogenesis protein CcsB; its protein translation is MNLVVLQNWLDNASFAVLFCTMLVYWVGAAFPSLSVTAALGTAGMAIANLCMATLLGARWIEAGYFPLSNLYESLFFLTWGITAVHLIAENSSRSRLVGVVTAPVAMCIAAFATLTLPSNMQVSEPLVPALKSNWLMMHVSVMMLSYSALMVGALLAIAFLIVTRGQNIQLQGSSFGNGGYRSNGYKLLKAGELVTSTPSAETNGFSRVESNNNGTGTAVLDLVTTTPIQTTEILSPQRLNLAETLDNISYRIIGLGFPLLTIGIIAGGVWANEAWGSYWSWDPKETWALITWLVFAAYLHSRITRGWQGRKPAILAAAGFVVVWICYLGVNLLGKGLHSYGWFL